A single genomic interval of Fimbriimonadaceae bacterium harbors:
- a CDS encoding MbcA/ParS/Xre antitoxin family protein has protein sequence MSNDDPIRAGIDAFLDWATERGHLQAFQEITQEFMEVCEEVTGMDFEDVATVMGEGALAPVFGMILESYVSIEYESGFLIDGFLEETQALLPLEKEYLRALGRSVPSLYEVVDVVPKSHLVLRDQFGSGELESIREEELSQTLVQWDWIFARIVRMGEEGHLSGCTILMESVDREEFEELVRDMATRHVKKMPKALRKSPGVGARALRVALRSAPALAAAFWIGARLERSAPPRLTVTGGDPMCPTALEYSTVEGPSAVAAVLDAAPDFVKTFPGSWLWTLEEEESPAVIRAFVKLDGDRLFVASMSAERADECTAHFRDLFGLMLQLERRWEGPIAEIMAVAAPSDLESDELLEPEVLEAATAELMERHYRGTLDEPVPMLGHRSPRELVKTAVGRERVAAWLKYLEHEQGIHAIPAGNPPFDFLPLWEELGIADLRR, from the coding sequence ATGTCCAACGACGATCCGATCCGCGCGGGAATCGATGCCTTTCTGGACTGGGCCACGGAGCGGGGACATCTCCAGGCCTTCCAAGAGATCACCCAGGAGTTCATGGAGGTGTGCGAGGAAGTGACGGGCATGGACTTTGAGGACGTCGCCACCGTCATGGGCGAGGGGGCCTTGGCCCCCGTGTTTGGAATGATCTTGGAGTCGTATGTGTCCATTGAGTACGAGAGCGGTTTCCTGATCGACGGGTTCCTCGAGGAGACGCAAGCCCTTCTTCCCCTCGAGAAGGAGTACCTCCGGGCGCTGGGCCGATCGGTGCCAAGCCTTTACGAAGTGGTGGACGTCGTTCCGAAGAGCCACCTCGTGCTGCGCGACCAATTTGGCAGCGGAGAGTTGGAGTCGATCCGCGAGGAGGAACTCTCCCAGACACTGGTGCAGTGGGATTGGATCTTCGCCCGAATCGTGCGCATGGGGGAGGAGGGGCACTTGTCGGGTTGCACGATCTTGATGGAGTCCGTCGACCGCGAAGAGTTCGAGGAGCTGGTCCGCGACATGGCGACGAGGCACGTCAAGAAGATGCCCAAGGCGCTGCGCAAATCTCCGGGTGTGGGCGCCCGCGCGCTTCGCGTGGCCCTGCGTTCGGCGCCGGCTCTTGCGGCGGCCTTTTGGATCGGTGCGCGCCTTGAGCGATCGGCGCCCCCTCGATTGACGGTGACGGGTGGGGATCCAATGTGCCCCACCGCGCTCGAGTACTCGACCGTAGAGGGGCCTTCGGCGGTGGCGGCTGTGTTGGACGCCGCACCCGACTTCGTGAAGACGTTCCCCGGATCGTGGTTGTGGACGCTCGAGGAGGAGGAGAGCCCTGCGGTCATCAGGGCCTTCGTCAAACTCGACGGTGACCGCCTCTTCGTGGCGAGCATGTCGGCGGAGCGCGCCGACGAATGCACGGCCCATTTTCGCGACCTGTTCGGGTTGATGTTGCAGCTGGAGCGCCGGTGGGAGGGTCCGATCGCGGAGATCATGGCCGTCGCGGCGCCGTCCGACCTGGAGTCGGACGAGCTACTGGAGCCGGAGGTCCTCGAGGCGGCGACTGCCGAGCTGATGGAGCGCCATTATCGAGGGACACTGGACGAGCCTGTTCCGATGTTGGGCCACCGGTCGCCCCGCGAGTTGGTCAAGACCGCGGTGGGTCGCGAGCGGGTGGCCGCGTGGCTCAAGTACCTTGAACACGAGCAGGGCATCCACGCGATCCCAGCGGGCAACCCGCCGTTCGATTTCCTGCCGCTGTGGGAGGAACTTGGGATCGCGGATCTGCGCAGATGA
- a CDS encoding sugar ABC transporter substrate-binding protein, with translation MRALARRPERAELVRRTRGKPLGNRATSKLAHSHARATSKLAHSHARAMSKLAHSQTGATSTLRGGAARGRWYNVSMRALLVLLALIALAGCGARDDDKVVLRIANWSGAGDDSEFEQTIQRIYKRFEEENPGVEIRVEGIPDGYVSKVILSFVAGTEPDIMLLDASSAAVFVDNGVLTDLSPFMAQDPEFDLDAFFPNVVDIARRGDAVYAVPNDFTPMVMYYNKRLFDEAGVPYPQPGWTFADFRQTARALTKKDQYGFAFANWMPGWIMWLWNNGGDVLSPDGKRAAGFLDSPANVETISFLRDLITVDRSAPSLSEAAALGVDLFANGQAAMTVSGHWALIGYANAPKGPDGKPKLVWDDLGVAPMPLTSKAEYRWGSFTEGHTVMYESGYAIGRNSKHKELAWKFLKYFTSYRVQSEYNKSGIAVCACKDVAAERAKDPLEAQFLPIIPTARPPWGAKVEGYEIVEKVGKNALDSVLNNNTPVREALAKAAIRIDQEFAKR, from the coding sequence GTGCGCGCGCTTGCGCGACGCCCTGAACGCGCCGAACTCGTTCGGCGGACTCGCGGCAAGCCGCTCGGGAACAGGGCGACGAGCAAGCTCGCGCACTCCCATGCCAGGGCGACGAGCAAGCTCGCGCACTCCCATGCCAGGGCGATGAGCAAGCTCGCGCACTCCCAGACCGGGGCGACGAGCACCTTGCGTGGGGGTGCGGCGCGCGGGCGGTGGTACAACGTCTCCATGCGGGCCCTGCTGGTGCTTCTCGCGCTCATCGCCCTCGCCGGGTGCGGGGCGCGCGATGACGACAAGGTCGTGCTGCGCATCGCGAACTGGAGCGGCGCGGGGGACGACAGCGAGTTCGAGCAGACGATCCAGCGCATCTACAAGCGGTTCGAAGAGGAGAACCCAGGCGTCGAGATCCGGGTCGAAGGCATCCCCGACGGCTACGTCTCGAAAGTGATCCTCTCGTTCGTGGCGGGCACCGAGCCCGACATCATGCTGCTCGATGCGTCCAGCGCGGCCGTGTTCGTCGACAACGGAGTGCTCACCGACCTCTCGCCTTTCATGGCCCAAGACCCCGAGTTCGACCTCGACGCCTTCTTCCCGAACGTCGTGGACATCGCCCGACGAGGCGACGCCGTGTACGCGGTCCCCAACGACTTCACCCCGATGGTGATGTACTACAACAAACGGCTGTTCGACGAAGCCGGCGTGCCGTATCCCCAGCCAGGTTGGACGTTTGCCGACTTCCGCCAAACAGCCAGAGCCCTGACCAAGAAGGACCAGTACGGCTTCGCGTTCGCCAACTGGATGCCGGGTTGGATCATGTGGCTGTGGAACAACGGCGGCGACGTGCTCTCGCCCGATGGAAAGCGCGCCGCGGGCTTTCTCGACTCGCCCGCCAACGTGGAGACGATCTCGTTCCTTCGCGATTTGATCACGGTGGACCGCTCGGCACCGTCGCTCAGCGAGGCGGCGGCGCTCGGGGTGGACCTGTTCGCCAACGGCCAGGCGGCCATGACCGTGAGCGGCCACTGGGCCCTTATCGGCTACGCGAACGCCCCGAAAGGGCCGGACGGCAAGCCGAAGCTGGTTTGGGACGACCTTGGCGTGGCCCCGATGCCCTTGACCTCGAAAGCCGAGTACCGGTGGGGGTCGTTCACCGAGGGCCACACGGTGATGTACGAATCCGGCTACGCCATCGGCAGGAACTCGAAGCACAAGGAGCTGGCGTGGAAGTTCCTCAAGTACTTCACCAGCTACCGCGTGCAGAGCGAGTACAACAAGAGCGGCATCGCCGTGTGCGCTTGCAAGGACGTGGCCGCGGAGCGCGCGAAGGACCCCCTCGAGGCGCAGTTCCTGCCCATCATTCCCACCGCCCGTCCCCCGTGGGGTGCGAAGGTCGAAGGCTACGAGATCGTCGAGAAGGTCGGCAAAAACGCCCTAGACTCGGTGCTGAACAACAACACCCCCGTACGCGAGGCCCTCGCCAAAGCCGCGATCCGGATCGACCAAGAGTTCGCGAAGCGATAA
- a CDS encoding transposase, with product MKTWPHAPSKAVGEPGTYIITAATYGKRPLFRAARELDLLLETLLTTADELGWRLQAWAAFANHYHLIGHSPSHERAVPELTKRIHGRTAIALNKMHMETGRRVWFRAWDTRITYQTSYLARLAYVHNNPVKHGLVRDPVDYRWCSARWFWLNGDRSFFDTVMNMGWERVNI from the coding sequence ATGAAGACTTGGCCCCACGCTCCCAGCAAGGCGGTCGGCGAACCGGGAACTTACATCATCACGGCCGCAACCTATGGCAAACGGCCTTTGTTTCGCGCCGCACGGGAGTTGGATCTTCTGCTCGAAACGCTTCTCACGACTGCGGACGAACTGGGTTGGAGATTGCAGGCGTGGGCGGCCTTTGCCAACCACTACCACCTGATCGGCCACTCTCCTTCCCACGAAAGAGCGGTCCCCGAACTGACGAAGCGGATTCACGGGCGCACGGCGATTGCCCTAAACAAGATGCACATGGAGACTGGCCGAAGAGTGTGGTTTCGCGCATGGGACACGCGCATCACCTACCAAACCTCCTATCTCGCGCGACTCGCCTACGTCCACAACAACCCCGTGAAGCATGGACTTGTGAGGGACCCGGTCGACTATCGTTGGTGCTCAGCGCGCTGGTTCTGGCTGAACGGCGACCGCTCCTTCTTCGACACCGTGATGAATATGGGTTGGGAACGAGTGAATATCTAA
- a CDS encoding sigma-70 family RNA polymerase sigma factor, which produces MTDLELAKRVAAGDEQAAEVFVRAHYPALFRLLRHLTRHREDAEDLAQQAFLTARRNIDRFRGGACLSTWLHRIAYNEFAQWKRKRRHTSPLSRDLPMWEPGYASCIDGEGLLAALATLPDKLRETFVMHEVEELKLRAIASILRVPIGTVKARLFYARRRLRTLLEQEPEVTEHAPQQALP; this is translated from the coding sequence ATGACTGATCTGGAGTTGGCGAAGCGAGTAGCGGCGGGTGACGAACAAGCGGCGGAAGTGTTCGTTCGCGCGCACTACCCCGCGCTCTTTCGGCTCCTTCGCCACCTCACCCGGCACCGAGAGGACGCGGAAGACCTTGCCCAACAAGCGTTTCTGACTGCTCGCAGGAACATCGATCGTTTCCGGGGCGGCGCGTGCTTGAGCACGTGGCTCCACCGGATCGCGTACAACGAGTTCGCCCAGTGGAAGCGCAAGCGTCGGCATACGAGTCCCCTGTCCCGCGATCTGCCGATGTGGGAACCGGGTTACGCATCGTGTATCGATGGCGAGGGGCTGCTCGCCGCATTGGCGACCCTCCCTGACAAACTGCGCGAGACGTTCGTGATGCACGAGGTCGAGGAGCTGAAGCTCCGTGCGATCGCTTCGATCCTGCGCGTCCCAATCGGCACGGTCAAGGCGAGGCTGTTCTATGCCCGTCGACGTCTTCGAACCCTTCTGGAGCAGGAACCAGAGGTAACAGAACATGCACCCCAACAAGCCCTTCCTTGA
- a CDS encoding S41 family peptidase, protein MLKLRPFRALAGTLLLLASILSATAQTLTVEQKTEVLDGIDKIVMERAFVPNIDLKLWPEHLAKHREAIDKAEQQGDFVREVNRALREFGFSHIRLRTPTAAEARQRTSVIGVGLTARPEADGLVVLAVTPKSPAEELGVKPGWKIVEVDGKVPENPAVLTGDEGTDVALKIKDEAGEVREITLKRQRFSVFRPDTLTWADEESAVLRIQSFSRGYNQKAIEELMAEAAKAKYLVLDLRSNGGGLVNNLQHLLSLLMPPDTQIGAFISRSTFDAYVKEKPGPSPTVEAIAEWSSRKYKTSKKAVEPFAGKVAVLVNRGSASASEICAAALRENLHAPLVGARTAGAVLASVYGKLPQGFEIQYPISDYVTAQGRRLEANPLDPDAEAAGGKTEDGKDPGIEKALEMLKAGG, encoded by the coding sequence ATGCTGAAACTCCGCCCGTTTCGCGCTCTCGCCGGCACGCTGCTGCTGTTGGCCTCGATCCTGTCCGCCACCGCCCAAACGCTGACGGTCGAACAGAAGACCGAGGTGCTGGACGGCATCGACAAGATCGTGATGGAGCGCGCGTTCGTGCCGAACATCGATCTCAAGCTGTGGCCCGAGCACTTGGCCAAGCACCGCGAGGCGATCGACAAGGCCGAGCAGCAGGGCGACTTCGTGCGCGAGGTCAATCGGGCGCTGCGCGAGTTCGGATTCAGCCACATTCGTTTGCGCACGCCCACCGCCGCGGAGGCGCGGCAGCGCACCTCGGTCATCGGCGTGGGGTTGACCGCCCGCCCCGAGGCGGACGGCCTGGTCGTCTTGGCGGTGACGCCGAAGAGCCCCGCGGAGGAGCTGGGCGTGAAGCCGGGTTGGAAGATCGTCGAGGTGGACGGCAAGGTGCCGGAGAACCCCGCGGTGCTCACCGGAGACGAGGGCACCGACGTGGCGCTGAAGATCAAGGACGAAGCGGGCGAGGTGCGCGAGATCACCTTGAAGCGCCAGCGGTTCTCGGTGTTCCGTCCCGACACGCTCACGTGGGCGGACGAGGAGTCGGCGGTGCTGCGCATCCAGAGCTTCTCGCGCGGCTACAACCAGAAGGCGATCGAGGAGCTGATGGCGGAGGCCGCGAAGGCGAAGTACCTCGTGCTGGACCTGCGCTCGAACGGGGGAGGGCTGGTGAACAACCTGCAGCACCTGCTCAGCCTCCTGATGCCGCCGGACACGCAGATCGGGGCGTTCATCAGCCGCTCGACGTTCGACGCGTACGTGAAGGAGAAGCCCGGTCCCAGCCCCACGGTCGAAGCGATCGCCGAGTGGTCCTCGCGCAAGTACAAGACGTCGAAGAAGGCGGTTGAGCCGTTCGCGGGCAAGGTGGCGGTTCTGGTGAACCGCGGATCGGCCAGCGCCTCGGAGATCTGCGCCGCGGCGCTGCGCGAGAACCTGCACGCGCCTTTGGTCGGCGCGCGCACCGCGGGCGCGGTGCTGGCTTCGGTGTACGGGAAGCTGCCGCAGGGGTTCGAGATCCAGTACCCGATCAGCGATTACGTGACGGCGCAGGGCCGGCGTCTCGAGGCCAACCCTCTCGACCCCGACGCCGAGGCCGCGGGGGGCAAGACCGAGGATGGGAAGGACCCCGGCATCGAGAAGGCGTTGGAGATGCTGAAGGCGGGCGGGTAA